From Lycium ferocissimum isolate CSIRO_LF1 chromosome 12, AGI_CSIRO_Lferr_CH_V1, whole genome shotgun sequence, one genomic window encodes:
- the LOC132039437 gene encoding uncharacterized protein LOC132039437: MCRNSISILFNRELSTFYFSDNLFSRLFSYLTHMLLWCISSAFCDCFSFSHVVMDASPADYVFGFIIDNWHMYLLGQGDWITNCMTSLLGHGAGWHLTHPNDWKKHGRGKPASSVSTGVLDLDKEKSAAKPPGKPCLSGPKTIVIPDLRPRDTITPIFLRLELTEMDLVINQGKFLNFNAFCRKKATNSMCVSNFVLYSFPPKFMFLDG, from the exons aTGTGTAGAAATAGCATATCAATCCTTTTTAATCGAGAATTATCTACTTTTTACTTTAGTGACAATTTATTTTCTCGATTGTTTAGCTACTTAACTCACATGTTGCTGTGGTGTATTTCGAGTGCTTTTTGTGATTGTTTCAGCTTCTCCCATGTTGTTATGGACGCTTCTCCGGCGGATTATGTTTTTGGATTCATCATCGACAATTGGCATATGTATTTGCTTGGACAA GGCGATTGGATTACGAACTGTATGACCTCTTTACTAGGTCATGGAGCTGGTTGGCATTTGACCCATCCAAATGATTGGAAAAAGCATGGCAG GGGAAAACCTGCCTCAAGTGTTAGTACGGGTGTTCTTGATCTCGACAAGGAAAAGTCTGCTGCTAAACCTCCAGGAAAGCCGTGCCTATCTGGGCCTAAGACAATTGTCATCCCCGACTTAAGACCAAGAGACACTATTACTCCTATTTTTTTGAGACTAGAACTAACAGAGATGGATCTCGTTATCAACCAggggaaatttttaaatttcaatgcATTTTGTCGAAAGAAGGCAACTAATTCAATGTGCGTTTCAAACTTTGTATTGTATTCTTTTCCGCCAAAGTTCATGTTCTTGGACGGCTAA